The Vanessa atalanta chromosome 2, ilVanAtal1.2, whole genome shotgun sequence genome has a segment encoding these proteins:
- the LOC125068715 gene encoding UDP-glucose:glycoprotein glucosyltransferase isoform X1: MKATGGIVFLIILAHVLFTFATNSDSLKREERKSKGVTTFVSAKWEVTPIVLELAEYLSGESTDLFWSYFDGINSLKTNLNTLETDKQVYDACIGVASSLLAPAQLRMAKLALSMHLTSPTVRMFDQIATHNGAKDVSCDTFVSIASRKICDNDALRDVLKSSAKYDPEDHKLETYLLDHSYPSSDNKSLTAILYGELGMADFAAKHKILSGYADLGLINYIVRWNVKPRGKPKVRLSGYGVELQLKSTEYKSQDDTTPKESESGESSVPSAEEDENDPQNQIDGFNFGRLKNLFPALRTPLERFRRHLSETSEELAPLKVWQMQALSMQAAAAVIDAHDAGGDEALKVLTSIAQNFPMQTKSLIHVNVPRSFRDEVLYNQDIWASSLGLRAAEPLLLVSGAQYDAEEVDVLALLNALRDDIGPMNTLHALGLSKNFINKLMALDVGETYTWEEYGLDIRDTAITWLNDLESDERYRRWPSSFMELLRPTYPGMLRNLRRNIYNYVIVVDPTCPSSAPPLKLGETLLKHATPVRVGLVLAPPAHAPARRAALALAVRAAFNYVAQEKNSNKEAFYFLTQLLQTAPEDGVDIDHIKEHLKKYASFSANLDDIISEDSEYNFGNQLAEEFVSKLGTDKYPQVLINGVPLWDDSATPVTSSVELLEEALVTALSRHTGRLQRSVFRGELADTDDAVDYLMKQPHIMPRLNRRVLSSDPSQYLDLSGVPSSTELFTEDKIHRLLHLTGRDALATALPILKYFSKPGKQEKITQTIWVIGDLNEKDTRELLRNALTFMRETGGARVAFIPNVDGTSSEDQSLNKVVLAAVTALDSAAATKYVVRLLEDEGCQERQDCEILPELVPLLHKYEWVLKGSRVLSARGARLRAGARALVHNARLVGPLARGERFSLDDFVLLERYSNQVYGDKLSEVLNKKNTVSKNDVDEDDDAVELSTEKYLQVVAVLSARSPRARTALPAGLRTEHSVVDLAPIYDDEAAVEIVAVVDPASTAAQRLAPLLLVLRRVVNCRLRLFLNPQDKNSDMPLKSFYRYVLEPELQFSNSGALGAGAAARFSRLPHAPLLSLELRTPPNWLVECVKSVYDLDNIRLADVDSVVHSEFELEYLLLEGHAWDTNLGTPPRGLQLVLGTRDKPETKDTIVMANLGYFQLKANPGAWTLRLRPGRSDEIYEIVGHENTDTPAGSDDIQVLMSSLRSHVIKLRVSKKPDKQNLDLLVENDEKNTGGIWNSIASSFGGGEDQETQDETINVFSVASGHLYERFLRIMMLSVLKNTKSPVKFWFLKNYLSPSLKDILPYMAQEYGFQYELVQYQWPRWLQRQRDRQRTIWGYKILFLDVLFPLHVKKIIFVDADQIVRADLKELVDLDLAGAPYGYTPFCDSRKEMEGFRFWKQGYWRNHLQGRSYHISALYVVDLKRFRRIAAGDRLRGQYQALSQDPNSLSNLDQDLPNNMIHQVAIKSLPQEWLWCETWCDDNSKQYAKTIDLCNNPMTKEAKLSAAMRIVPEWRHYDDEVRALQARVRRGLYQHADGEQEIDAHHEEITKTGTTSDDEHKHTEL, encoded by the exons atGAAAGCTACCGGTGGAAtagtctttttaattatattagccCACGTTTTATTCACTTTTGCTACTAACTCTGACTCCTTGAAGCGCGAAGAGAGGAAATCTAAAGGAGTAACCACGTTCGTAAGCGCTAAATGGGAAGTAACTCCAATTGTTTTGGAATTAGCAGAATACCTTTCAGGCGAGAGCACAGACTTATTTTGGTCGTATTTCGATggaataaattctttaaaaacaaacttgaaTACtctag AAACAGATAAACAAGTCTATGATGCTTGTATTGGGGTAGCCAGCTCACTACTAGCTCCAGCCCAACTTCGTATGGCTAAACTTGCTCTCTCAATGCATTTAACGTCACCAACTGTTCGTATGTTTGATCAAATTGCTACACACAATGGAGCTAAGGATGTTTCGTGTGACACATTTGTATCAATTGCATCTAGAAAAATTTGTGATAATGATGCATTAAGGGATGTACTTAAGTCATCTGCTAAGTATGACCCT GAGGATCATAAACTAGAAACATATCTGTTAGATCATTCATATCCAAGCAGTGATAACAAGAGTCTTACAGCAATTCTATATGGAGAACTGGGAATGGCAGATTTTGCTGCTAAACACAAAATCCTCTCAGGATATGCAGATTTAGGCTTAATCAACTACATAGTTAGATGGAATGTTAag ccTAGGGGAAAACCTAAAGTACGTCTGTCAGGTTATGGAGttgaattacaattaaaaagtacTGAGTACAAAAGTCAAGATGACACTACACCGAAGGAGTCAGAGAGTGGTGAATCTTCAGTACCTTCAGCAGAAGAAGATGAAAATGACCCACAAAACCAAATTGATGGATTTAATTTTGGAAGGCTCAA AAACCTATTTCCTGCCTTACGTACGCCATTGGAACGTTTTCGACGTCACTTGTCTGAAACAAGTGAAGAACTGGCTCCACTTAAGGTTTGGCAGATGCAGGCACTCAGTATGCAAGCAGCTGCTGCTGTTATAGATGCCCATGATGCTGGTGGTGATGAAGCTCTGAAAGTTTTAACATCAATTGCACAAAACTTTCCAATGCAA acAAAGTCTCTCATTCACGTAAACGTACCACGGTCATTCCGCGACGAGGTGCTATACAATCAAGACATTTGGGCGTCATCGCTGGGTCTGCGAGCCGCGGAGCCTCTATTACTGGTGTCAGGCGCGCAGTACGACGCAGAGGAGGTTGACGTACTAGCGCTGCTGAATGCTCTTAGAGACGACATTGGCCCTATGAACACCTTGCATGCTCTAg GATTATCAAAGAATTTCATCAACAAGCTGATGGCGCTTGATGTGGGTGAGACTTACACGTGGGAGGAGTATGGCCTAGACATCCGCGACACGGCCATCACGTGGCTTAACGACTTGGAATCAGACGAACGGTACCGACGGTGGCCTTCATCTTTCATGGAGTTGTTGCGGCCCACATACCCTGGAATGTTGAGAAACTTAAGAaggaatatttataactat GTAATAGTAGTGGACCCGACATGCCCGTCGTCGGCGCCGCCGCTGAAGCTGGGCGAGACGCTGCTGAAGCACGCGACGCCGGTGCGCGTGGGGCTGGTGCTGGCGCCGCCCGCGCACGCccccgcccgccgcgccgcgctGGCGCTCGCCGTGCGTGCCGCCTTCAACTACGTCGCGCAGGAGAAGAACTCCAACAAGGAAGCCTTTTACTTCCTGACGCAG cTTTTACAGACGGCCCCGGAAGACGGTGTCGATATTGACCACATCAAAGAACATTTGAAGAAATATGCCAGTTTTAGTGCCAACCTTGACGACATTATATCTGAAGATTCTGAATACAACTTTGGTAATCAATTGGCCGAAGAATTCGTTTCGAAATTAGGAACCGATAAATATCCTCAG GTATTGATAAACGGCGTACCACTGTGGGATGACAGTGCGACGCCGGTGACGTCGTCTGTGGAGCTGCTGGAGGAGGCGCTGGTGACGGCGCTATCCCGCCACACTGGACGCCTGCAGCGATCTGTTTTTCGCGGTGAACTCGCCGATACAGACGACGCAGTCGATTATCTTATGAAACAACCCCATATTATGCCGAG attgaaTCGCCGAGTTTTGTCGTCTGACCCATCTCAATATTTGGATTTATCAGGAGTTCCATCTTCGACTGAATTATTTACAGAAGATAAAATCCATCGTCTACTACATTTGACGG GTCGTGACGCTCTGGCAACAGCTCTCCCGATACTAAAGTACTTTTCAAAACCGGGAAAACAGGAAAAGATAACTCAGACCATCTGGGTTATCGGTGACCTCAATGAGAAGGATACTAGAGAATTACTGAGAAATGCACTAACTTTTATG AGGGAGACAGGAGGAGCGCGTGTGGCGTTCATACCGAATGTAGACGGCACGTCGAGTGAGGACCAGTCGCTGAACAAGGTGGTGCTGGCAGCGGTGACCGCATTGGACTCCGCAGCGGCCACCAAGTATGTTGTGCGCCTGCTGGAAGACGAGGGTTGCCAGGAGAGACAAGACTGTGAAATATTG CCCGAGCTGGTGCCGCTGCTGCACAAGTACGAGTGGGTGCTGAAGGGCTCGCGCGTGCTGAgcgcgcgcggcgcgcggctgcgggcgggcgcgcgcgcgctcgTGCACAACGCGCGCCTCGTGGGCCCGCTCGCCCGCGGGGAGCGCTTCTCTCTCGACGACTTCGTGCTACTCGAGAG GTACAGCAACCAAGTGTATGGCGATAAGTTATCAgaagtacttaataaaaaaaataccgtgaGCAAAAACGACGTAGACGAAGATG ATGACGCGGTGGAGCTGTCGACGGAGAAGTACCTGCAGGTGGTGGCGGTGCTGTCGGCGCGAAGCCCGCGCGCGCGCACGGCGCTGCCGGCAGGCCTTCGCACCGAACACTCCGTCGTGGACCTGGCGCCGATCTACGACGACGAGGCGGCCGTCGAG ATCGTGGCGGTGGTGGACCCAGCGTCGACTGCGGCTCAGCGCTTGGCGCCGCTGCTGCTGGTGTTGCGACGCGTCGTCAATTGTAGACTGCGATTGTTCCTCAACCCACAGGACAAAAACTCCGATATGCCACTTAAGAG CTTCTACCGCTACGTGCTGGAGCCGGAGCTGCAGTTCAGCAACTCGGGCGCGctgggcgcgggcgcggcggcgcgctTCTCCCGCCTGCCGCACGCGCCGCTGCTGTCGCTGGAGCTGCGCACGCCGCCCAACTGGCTCGTCGAGTGCGTCAAGTCCGTCTACGACCTCGACAACATCCGCCTGGCCGACGTCGACTCGGTGGTGCACAG cGAGTTCGAACTGGAATATCTACTACTGGAAGGTCACGCGTGGGACACTAACCTAGGAACGCCTCCCCGCGGCCTGCAGCTCGTGCTGGGCACGCGGGACAAACCCGAGACTAAGGATACAATTGTGATGGCTAATCTTGGATACTTCCAGTTGAAGGCTAATCCTGGAGCCTGGACATTGCGGCTAAGACCGGGCCGTTCGGATGAAATTTACGAAATTGTGGG GCATGAAAATACAGACACACCGGCCGGCAGTGATGACATCCAAGTCTTGATGAGCTCCCTTCGAAGTCACGTTATAAAATTGCGTGTCAGCAAGAAACCGGATAAACAAAATCTTGACCTACTTGTAGAAAATGATGAAAAGAATACTGGTGGAATTTGGAACTCTATTGCAAG TTCATTCGGCGGCGGCGAAGACCAAGAAACTCAAGATGAGACGATTAACGTGTTCTCGGTAGCGTCGGGTCATCTCTACGAGAGGTTCCTGCGTATCATGATGTTGTCCGTTTTGAAAAACACAAAGTCACCGGTCAAATTTTGGTTCTTGAAGAATTATCTTAGCCCGTCGTTAAAG GACATTCTACCGTACATGGCGCAAGAGTACGGGTTCCAGTACGAGTTGGTACAGTACCAGTGGCCCCGATGGCTGCAGCGACAGCGCGACCGGCAGCGCACCATCTGGGGGTACAAGATTCTGTTCCTAGACGTGCTCTTCCCGCTGCACGTAAAGAAGATCATATTCGTCGACGCTGACCAG ATTGTTCGAGCTGACCTGAAGGAACTAGTTGATTTGGACCTCGCTGGTGCTCCTTATGGTTACACGCCCTTCTGTGATAGCAGGAAAGAAATGGAAGGATTCAG GTTCTGGAAGCAAGGTTACTGGCGTAATCACCTCCAGGGTCGCAGCTACCACATCAGCGCGTTGTACGTGGTGGACCTCAAGCGCTTCCGAAGGATTGCTGCCGGCGACCGCCTTCGCGGCCAGTACCAGGCCCTCAGCCAGGACCCCAATAGTTTATCTAACTtgg ATCAAGACTTACCTAACAACATGATTCACCAAGTGGCTATAAAATCACTACCACAGGAATGGCTTTGGTGCGAAACTTGGTGTGATGATAATTCAAAGCAATACGCTAAGACAATTGATTTG TGCAACAACCCAATGACCAAAGAGGCGAAGCTGTCGGCCGCCATGCGGATCGTGCCCGAGTGGCGCCACTACGACGACGAGGTGCGGGCGCTGCAGGCGCGCGTGCGGCGCGGCCTGTACCAGCACGCCGACGGGGAACAG gaaATCGACGCACATCATGAAGAAATTACCAAAACAGGAACTACCtcag ATGATGAACACAAACATACGGAGTTATGA
- the LOC125068715 gene encoding UDP-glucose:glycoprotein glucosyltransferase isoform X2, whose translation MKATGGIVFLIILAHVLFTFATNSDSLKREERKSKGVTTFVSAKWEVTPIVLELAEYLSGESTDLFWSYFDGINSLKTNLNTLETDKQVYDACIGVASSLLAPAQLRMAKLALSMHLTSPTVRMFDQIATHNGAKDVSCDTFVSIASRKICDNDALRDVLKSSAKYDPEDHKLETYLLDHSYPSSDNKSLTAILYGELGMADFAAKHKILSGYADLGLINYIVRWNVKPRGKPKVRLSGYGVELQLKSTEYKSQDDTTPKESESGESSVPSAEEDENDPQNQIDGFNFGRLKNLFPALRTPLERFRRHLSETSEELAPLKVWQMQALSMQAAAAVIDAHDAGGDEALKVLTSIAQNFPMQTKSLIHVNVPRSFRDEVLYNQDIWASSLGLRAAEPLLLVSGAQYDAEEVDVLALLNALRDDIGPMNTLHALGLSKNFINKLMALDVGETYTWEEYGLDIRDTAITWLNDLESDERYRRWPSSFMELLRPTYPGMLRNLRRNIYNYVIVVDPTCPSSAPPLKLGETLLKHATPVRVGLVLAPPAHAPARRAALALAVRAAFNYVAQEKNSNKEAFYFLTQLLQTAPEDGVDIDHIKEHLKKYASFSANLDDIISEDSEYNFGNQLAEEFVSKLGTDKYPQVLINGVPLWDDSATPVTSSVELLEEALVTALSRHTGRLQRSVFRGELADTDDAVDYLMKQPHIMPRLNRRVLSSDPSQYLDLSGVPSSTELFTEDKIHRLLHLTGRDALATALPILKYFSKPGKQEKITQTIWVIGDLNEKDTRELLRNALTFMRETGGARVAFIPNVDGTSSEDQSLNKVVLAAVTALDSAAATKYVVRLLEDEGCQERQDCEILPELVPLLHKYEWVLKGSRVLSARGARLRAGARALVHNARLVGPLARGERFSLDDFVLLERYSNQVYGDKLSEVLNKKNTVSKNDVDEDDDAVELSTEKYLQVVAVLSARSPRARTALPAGLRTEHSVVDLAPIYDDEAAVEIVAVVDPASTAAQRLAPLLLVLRRVVNCRLRLFLNPQDKNSDMPLKSFYRYVLEPELQFSNSGALGAGAAARFSRLPHAPLLSLELRTPPNWLVECVKSVYDLDNIRLADVDSVVHSEFELEYLLLEGHAWDTNLGTPPRGLQLVLGTRDKPETKDTIVMANLGYFQLKANPGAWTLRLRPGRSDEIYEIVGHENTDTPAGSDDIQVLMSSLRSHVIKLRVSKKPDKQNLDLLVENDEKNTGGIWNSIASSFGGGEDQETQDETINVFSVASGHLYERFLRIMMLSVLKNTKSPVKFWFLKNYLSPSLKDILPYMAQEYGFQYELVQYQWPRWLQRQRDRQRTIWGYKILFLDVLFPLHVKKIIFVDADQIVRADLKELVDLDLAGAPYGYTPFCDSRKEMEGFRFWKQGYWRNHLQGRSYHISALYVVDLKRFRRIAAGDRLRGQYQALSQDPNSLSNLDQDLPNNMIHQVAIKSLPQEWLWCETWCDDNSKQYAKTIDLCNNPMTKEAKLSAAMRIVPEWRHYDDEVRALQARVRRGLYQHADGEQEIDAHHEEITKTGTTSDEHKHTEL comes from the exons atGAAAGCTACCGGTGGAAtagtctttttaattatattagccCACGTTTTATTCACTTTTGCTACTAACTCTGACTCCTTGAAGCGCGAAGAGAGGAAATCTAAAGGAGTAACCACGTTCGTAAGCGCTAAATGGGAAGTAACTCCAATTGTTTTGGAATTAGCAGAATACCTTTCAGGCGAGAGCACAGACTTATTTTGGTCGTATTTCGATggaataaattctttaaaaacaaacttgaaTACtctag AAACAGATAAACAAGTCTATGATGCTTGTATTGGGGTAGCCAGCTCACTACTAGCTCCAGCCCAACTTCGTATGGCTAAACTTGCTCTCTCAATGCATTTAACGTCACCAACTGTTCGTATGTTTGATCAAATTGCTACACACAATGGAGCTAAGGATGTTTCGTGTGACACATTTGTATCAATTGCATCTAGAAAAATTTGTGATAATGATGCATTAAGGGATGTACTTAAGTCATCTGCTAAGTATGACCCT GAGGATCATAAACTAGAAACATATCTGTTAGATCATTCATATCCAAGCAGTGATAACAAGAGTCTTACAGCAATTCTATATGGAGAACTGGGAATGGCAGATTTTGCTGCTAAACACAAAATCCTCTCAGGATATGCAGATTTAGGCTTAATCAACTACATAGTTAGATGGAATGTTAag ccTAGGGGAAAACCTAAAGTACGTCTGTCAGGTTATGGAGttgaattacaattaaaaagtacTGAGTACAAAAGTCAAGATGACACTACACCGAAGGAGTCAGAGAGTGGTGAATCTTCAGTACCTTCAGCAGAAGAAGATGAAAATGACCCACAAAACCAAATTGATGGATTTAATTTTGGAAGGCTCAA AAACCTATTTCCTGCCTTACGTACGCCATTGGAACGTTTTCGACGTCACTTGTCTGAAACAAGTGAAGAACTGGCTCCACTTAAGGTTTGGCAGATGCAGGCACTCAGTATGCAAGCAGCTGCTGCTGTTATAGATGCCCATGATGCTGGTGGTGATGAAGCTCTGAAAGTTTTAACATCAATTGCACAAAACTTTCCAATGCAA acAAAGTCTCTCATTCACGTAAACGTACCACGGTCATTCCGCGACGAGGTGCTATACAATCAAGACATTTGGGCGTCATCGCTGGGTCTGCGAGCCGCGGAGCCTCTATTACTGGTGTCAGGCGCGCAGTACGACGCAGAGGAGGTTGACGTACTAGCGCTGCTGAATGCTCTTAGAGACGACATTGGCCCTATGAACACCTTGCATGCTCTAg GATTATCAAAGAATTTCATCAACAAGCTGATGGCGCTTGATGTGGGTGAGACTTACACGTGGGAGGAGTATGGCCTAGACATCCGCGACACGGCCATCACGTGGCTTAACGACTTGGAATCAGACGAACGGTACCGACGGTGGCCTTCATCTTTCATGGAGTTGTTGCGGCCCACATACCCTGGAATGTTGAGAAACTTAAGAaggaatatttataactat GTAATAGTAGTGGACCCGACATGCCCGTCGTCGGCGCCGCCGCTGAAGCTGGGCGAGACGCTGCTGAAGCACGCGACGCCGGTGCGCGTGGGGCTGGTGCTGGCGCCGCCCGCGCACGCccccgcccgccgcgccgcgctGGCGCTCGCCGTGCGTGCCGCCTTCAACTACGTCGCGCAGGAGAAGAACTCCAACAAGGAAGCCTTTTACTTCCTGACGCAG cTTTTACAGACGGCCCCGGAAGACGGTGTCGATATTGACCACATCAAAGAACATTTGAAGAAATATGCCAGTTTTAGTGCCAACCTTGACGACATTATATCTGAAGATTCTGAATACAACTTTGGTAATCAATTGGCCGAAGAATTCGTTTCGAAATTAGGAACCGATAAATATCCTCAG GTATTGATAAACGGCGTACCACTGTGGGATGACAGTGCGACGCCGGTGACGTCGTCTGTGGAGCTGCTGGAGGAGGCGCTGGTGACGGCGCTATCCCGCCACACTGGACGCCTGCAGCGATCTGTTTTTCGCGGTGAACTCGCCGATACAGACGACGCAGTCGATTATCTTATGAAACAACCCCATATTATGCCGAG attgaaTCGCCGAGTTTTGTCGTCTGACCCATCTCAATATTTGGATTTATCAGGAGTTCCATCTTCGACTGAATTATTTACAGAAGATAAAATCCATCGTCTACTACATTTGACGG GTCGTGACGCTCTGGCAACAGCTCTCCCGATACTAAAGTACTTTTCAAAACCGGGAAAACAGGAAAAGATAACTCAGACCATCTGGGTTATCGGTGACCTCAATGAGAAGGATACTAGAGAATTACTGAGAAATGCACTAACTTTTATG AGGGAGACAGGAGGAGCGCGTGTGGCGTTCATACCGAATGTAGACGGCACGTCGAGTGAGGACCAGTCGCTGAACAAGGTGGTGCTGGCAGCGGTGACCGCATTGGACTCCGCAGCGGCCACCAAGTATGTTGTGCGCCTGCTGGAAGACGAGGGTTGCCAGGAGAGACAAGACTGTGAAATATTG CCCGAGCTGGTGCCGCTGCTGCACAAGTACGAGTGGGTGCTGAAGGGCTCGCGCGTGCTGAgcgcgcgcggcgcgcggctgcgggcgggcgcgcgcgcgctcgTGCACAACGCGCGCCTCGTGGGCCCGCTCGCCCGCGGGGAGCGCTTCTCTCTCGACGACTTCGTGCTACTCGAGAG GTACAGCAACCAAGTGTATGGCGATAAGTTATCAgaagtacttaataaaaaaaataccgtgaGCAAAAACGACGTAGACGAAGATG ATGACGCGGTGGAGCTGTCGACGGAGAAGTACCTGCAGGTGGTGGCGGTGCTGTCGGCGCGAAGCCCGCGCGCGCGCACGGCGCTGCCGGCAGGCCTTCGCACCGAACACTCCGTCGTGGACCTGGCGCCGATCTACGACGACGAGGCGGCCGTCGAG ATCGTGGCGGTGGTGGACCCAGCGTCGACTGCGGCTCAGCGCTTGGCGCCGCTGCTGCTGGTGTTGCGACGCGTCGTCAATTGTAGACTGCGATTGTTCCTCAACCCACAGGACAAAAACTCCGATATGCCACTTAAGAG CTTCTACCGCTACGTGCTGGAGCCGGAGCTGCAGTTCAGCAACTCGGGCGCGctgggcgcgggcgcggcggcgcgctTCTCCCGCCTGCCGCACGCGCCGCTGCTGTCGCTGGAGCTGCGCACGCCGCCCAACTGGCTCGTCGAGTGCGTCAAGTCCGTCTACGACCTCGACAACATCCGCCTGGCCGACGTCGACTCGGTGGTGCACAG cGAGTTCGAACTGGAATATCTACTACTGGAAGGTCACGCGTGGGACACTAACCTAGGAACGCCTCCCCGCGGCCTGCAGCTCGTGCTGGGCACGCGGGACAAACCCGAGACTAAGGATACAATTGTGATGGCTAATCTTGGATACTTCCAGTTGAAGGCTAATCCTGGAGCCTGGACATTGCGGCTAAGACCGGGCCGTTCGGATGAAATTTACGAAATTGTGGG GCATGAAAATACAGACACACCGGCCGGCAGTGATGACATCCAAGTCTTGATGAGCTCCCTTCGAAGTCACGTTATAAAATTGCGTGTCAGCAAGAAACCGGATAAACAAAATCTTGACCTACTTGTAGAAAATGATGAAAAGAATACTGGTGGAATTTGGAACTCTATTGCAAG TTCATTCGGCGGCGGCGAAGACCAAGAAACTCAAGATGAGACGATTAACGTGTTCTCGGTAGCGTCGGGTCATCTCTACGAGAGGTTCCTGCGTATCATGATGTTGTCCGTTTTGAAAAACACAAAGTCACCGGTCAAATTTTGGTTCTTGAAGAATTATCTTAGCCCGTCGTTAAAG GACATTCTACCGTACATGGCGCAAGAGTACGGGTTCCAGTACGAGTTGGTACAGTACCAGTGGCCCCGATGGCTGCAGCGACAGCGCGACCGGCAGCGCACCATCTGGGGGTACAAGATTCTGTTCCTAGACGTGCTCTTCCCGCTGCACGTAAAGAAGATCATATTCGTCGACGCTGACCAG ATTGTTCGAGCTGACCTGAAGGAACTAGTTGATTTGGACCTCGCTGGTGCTCCTTATGGTTACACGCCCTTCTGTGATAGCAGGAAAGAAATGGAAGGATTCAG GTTCTGGAAGCAAGGTTACTGGCGTAATCACCTCCAGGGTCGCAGCTACCACATCAGCGCGTTGTACGTGGTGGACCTCAAGCGCTTCCGAAGGATTGCTGCCGGCGACCGCCTTCGCGGCCAGTACCAGGCCCTCAGCCAGGACCCCAATAGTTTATCTAACTtgg ATCAAGACTTACCTAACAACATGATTCACCAAGTGGCTATAAAATCACTACCACAGGAATGGCTTTGGTGCGAAACTTGGTGTGATGATAATTCAAAGCAATACGCTAAGACAATTGATTTG TGCAACAACCCAATGACCAAAGAGGCGAAGCTGTCGGCCGCCATGCGGATCGTGCCCGAGTGGCGCCACTACGACGACGAGGTGCGGGCGCTGCAGGCGCGCGTGCGGCGCGGCCTGTACCAGCACGCCGACGGGGAACAG gaaATCGACGCACATCATGAAGAAATTACCAAAACAGGAACTACCtcag ATGAACACAAACATACGGAGTTATGA
- the LOC125073150 gene encoding transport and Golgi organization protein 11: MQYPSDESYTRLISHNMTVPQRIKATGDIGDEDSTPNGMVTGWDYANEKFDMKVPERILVVGQDQHIGTKATPREIQLDNAVLPNDPGMVRVSTPPRVITLDQHYFPSADDYPNDMPNSPPKNVRTIHAVGGRVQALTPLPDHFNESTMTESRLVLRDPTPPMGNGEGLSTSEELVHLRRQIVKLNRRVMSIEAEQLQRQQKEKIAYAISIAYLLFKVIAWLNRS; encoded by the exons ATGCAATATCCCTCTGACGAATCTTATACTCGGCTCATAAGCCATAACATGACAGTTCCACAAAGGATAAag GCAACGGGTGATATTGGCGATGAAGATAGTACTCCAAATGGAATGGTCACTGGATGGGATTATGCCAATgagaaatttgatatgaaagtACCTGAGAGAATACTTGTTGTTGGCCAAGATCAACATATAG gaACAAAAGCTACACCTAGAGAGATTCAATTGGACAATGCAGTTTTGCCTAATGATCCTGGCATGGTCCGTGTGAGCACACCGCCTCGTGTTATTACTCTTGATCAACACTACTTTCCGTCAGCTGATGATTATCCCAATGATATGCCAAACTCACCACCAAAAAATGTTCGAACTATTCATGCTGTAGGTGGCAGAGTACAAGCATTAACACCACTCCCTGACCATTTCAATGAATCAACAATGACTGAATCGCGTCTCGTGCTAAG AGATCCAACACCACCAATGGGCAATGGTGAAGGGCTTTCTACTTCAGAGGAGCTAGTACATTTAAGAAGGCAAATCGTCAAATTAAATCGACGTGTAATGTCTATTGAAGCTGAACAATTGCAGCGACAACAGAAAGAAAAAATTGCTTATGCAATAAGTATTGCTTACTTATTGTTCAAAGTAATTGCTTGGTTAAATAGGTCttaa